Proteins encoded in a region of the uncultured Fibrobacter sp. genome:
- a CDS encoding FISUMP domain-containing protein gives MLKCLKSLAMLMPLALLAACSESASDEAVKVIEKEQLQVAESFDNLPACSAENEGVQFYVSDERVKRICVGGVWRSVGGSSLETVYETVKCHTETLADSSGVKIVCGSDSVGVVLNGLQGEQGLQGEQGDAGKDGADGAKGVKGDPGDKGPDGYAGSDGENGLPGERGSKGDDGSYCYMERDYDENLNVFCKNSSGSWVQMGTILDGANGSNGENADDGDDGAPGKVCSLSEVYDENENFIVGVTVYCNGDSVGFIKNGKDGTKGTDGKNGTACVTEELGDGSGYKILCNHDSVGVILNGTDGKNGKNGENGTTCWMEPLKEGNGNKILCDGDSIGVILDGEDGKDGKNGEDGTACWMQTVDSTGSKIICDGDSVGFIWNGTNGTDGRDGDDGTACWMLPLKNGNGNKILCDGDSVGVILNGTNGTVCTMKALTDKSGYKIICDGDSVGKVVNGTEGSSCTRELLSNKLGYKLVCNGDSVGEWYDELGLCTELRESDIATQNGSYFICQSKVWATATVEQYDHYGQTCTKSDSGTVVRGVVRDTAYYFCNGTKWSVATIFQRNTYGLPCNRNGELLKGLVVDTAQYVCEKDTFRVALQLERNIGLGCVSYTADVQRDSVYSAFAYGVYDCKKKSSTSYVWELGSYEYPDTAKYETITDERDNKVYKIVKIGSQTWMAENLNFSDSVMYPGLLGGRSSCYEGFDQKCEKYGRLYHWSAAMDSAGVFSTNGKNCGRESICTPTYPVRGICPEGWHLPNNDEWNTLFAAVGGSSNAGILLKSRFGWNLYSNNTQYLGRDVYGFLALPAGKKAGDSYVDDGKGAFFWSSSEEGYYNAYNLGMVYSNYGAYYVGDTNKGDYEISVRCIKDTE, from the coding sequence ATGTTGAAATGCCTAAAATCCCTTGCGATGTTGATGCCTCTGGCTTTGCTTGCGGCATGTTCCGAATCCGCCTCTGACGAGGCGGTTAAAGTCATTGAAAAAGAACAACTCCAGGTGGCCGAGTCCTTCGATAACTTGCCCGCCTGTTCTGCCGAAAACGAAGGTGTCCAATTTTATGTGAGTGATGAACGTGTTAAGCGAATTTGCGTCGGTGGCGTATGGCGTTCCGTAGGGGGCTCTAGCCTAGAAACTGTCTACGAAACGGTCAAGTGCCATACGGAGACTCTTGCGGACTCGAGTGGCGTAAAGATTGTTTGCGGGAGTGATTCCGTGGGCGTTGTGCTGAACGGCTTGCAGGGTGAGCAAGGCTTGCAAGGCGAACAGGGTGATGCAGGAAAAGATGGTGCCGATGGTGCAAAGGGGGTAAAGGGGGATCCGGGCGATAAGGGACCGGATGGTTATGCCGGAAGCGACGGCGAAAATGGTCTCCCCGGTGAACGCGGAAGCAAGGGAGATGATGGTAGCTATTGCTATATGGAAAGGGACTATGACGAGAATCTTAATGTCTTTTGTAAAAATAGCTCGGGTTCCTGGGTGCAAATGGGGACGATTCTGGATGGAGCTAACGGTTCCAATGGTGAAAATGCCGATGATGGAGATGATGGGGCCCCGGGAAAGGTGTGTTCTCTGAGCGAAGTCTATGATGAAAACGAAAACTTTATTGTAGGTGTTACGGTGTATTGCAACGGTGATTCCGTGGGCTTTATCAAGAACGGAAAAGATGGCACAAAAGGTACCGATGGTAAGAATGGAACCGCTTGCGTGACCGAAGAACTTGGTGACGGAAGTGGCTACAAGATTCTTTGCAATCATGATTCGGTAGGAGTCATTTTAAATGGAACAGATGGCAAGAATGGAAAGAACGGTGAAAATGGTACGACCTGCTGGATGGAACCCTTGAAAGAGGGAAATGGCAACAAGATTCTTTGTGATGGCGATTCCATTGGAGTTATCTTGGATGGCGAAGACGGCAAGGATGGAAAAAATGGCGAAGATGGGACGGCCTGCTGGATGCAAACCGTAGATAGTACCGGAAGCAAGATTATTTGCGACGGCGATTCCGTTGGTTTTATTTGGAACGGAACGAATGGTACAGACGGTCGAGATGGTGACGATGGCACGGCCTGCTGGATGTTACCTTTGAAAAATGGCAACGGCAATAAGATTCTTTGTGATGGAGATTCCGTGGGCGTTATCTTGAACGGAACAAATGGAACTGTTTGTACGATGAAGGCCTTGACGGACAAGTCCGGCTATAAGATTATCTGTGATGGGGATTCTGTGGGTAAGGTGGTGAACGGTACCGAGGGTTCCTCTTGTACGCGCGAACTGCTTTCGAATAAGTTGGGCTATAAGCTTGTGTGCAACGGCGATTCCGTTGGCGAATGGTACGACGAATTGGGGCTTTGTACGGAACTGAGGGAATCGGATATTGCAACGCAGAATGGCAGTTACTTTATCTGCCAGAGCAAGGTTTGGGCGACGGCTACGGTAGAACAGTACGACCACTATGGGCAAACTTGCACCAAGAGTGATTCTGGAACGGTGGTGCGTGGCGTGGTGCGTGATACGGCCTATTACTTCTGCAATGGAACAAAATGGAGTGTGGCAACGATTTTCCAGAGAAATACATACGGATTGCCTTGTAATAGGAATGGTGAACTTTTGAAAGGACTTGTTGTGGATACGGCGCAGTATGTGTGCGAAAAGGATACCTTCAGGGTGGCTTTGCAGTTGGAGCGAAACATTGGCCTTGGTTGTGTTTCTTATACGGCAGATGTACAACGAGATTCCGTATATAGTGCATTTGCTTACGGTGTATATGATTGCAAGAAAAAGTCTTCTACATCGTATGTGTGGGAACTGGGTAGCTATGAATACCCCGATACGGCAAAGTACGAAACGATTACTGATGAACGTGACAACAAGGTTTATAAAATTGTAAAGATTGGTTCGCAGACCTGGATGGCCGAAAACCTGAATTTCTCGGATAGCGTAATGTACCCGGGGCTTTTAGGCGGACGTTCGAGTTGTTATGAGGGCTTTGACCAAAAATGCGAAAAGTATGGTCGCCTATACCATTGGTCTGCTGCCATGGATAGTGCTGGGGTGTTCTCTACGAATGGCAAAAATTGTGGTCGCGAATCGATATGCACTCCGACCTACCCTGTGCGAGGTATTTGCCCCGAAGGTTGGCATTTGCCAAACAACGATGAGTGGAATACTTTGTTCGCTGCTGTCGGAGGTTCTTCGAATGCTGGCATACTGTTGAAGTCCAGGTTTGGATGGAATCTATATTCTAATAACACTCAATACCTTGGCAGGGATGTCTATGGTTTCTTGGCTCTCCCTGCAGGCAAGAAAGCTGGCGACAGTTACGTCGACGATGGCAAAGGCGCGTTCTTCTGGAGTTCTTCTGAGGAAGGTTACTATAATGCCTATAATCTAGGCATGGTCTACAGTAATTACGGAGCTTATTACGTCGGCGACACGAACAAGGGCGACTACGAAATTTCAGTCCGCTGCATAAAGGATACGGAGTAG
- a CDS encoding FISUMP domain-containing protein produces MLMKKCVKIFAMLASAATLFTGCLESSSSNEATLEKLSIKSVKSLSALPTCDNNNVGEEIYVEKEEASYVCVNKKWLASATVNTHNVKVSTSCTTEGVADGSGVKIVCGGDSVGVVLNGARGDQGAQGKKGESGQPGADGKAGEKGDKGDRGDRGETGDSGKNGENGDTGAKGDPGAGCTVEALTDNSGLKLICGGDSVGVVLNGKNGKNGKDGNPGEPGEPGRSCVMETLEDGTGLRVLCGGDTSAVILNGIDGTNGTNGENGTSCTVKQLKDKSGYKLLCDGDSVGVIKNGTNGENGTDAKNGTSCTVEKLESDGYKILCAGDSVGVIRNGEKGTDGLDAKDGVSCTVAQLKDESGYKILCDGDSVGVVTNGKNAENGTDGRDGDSCTVAELKDKSGFKVLCGHDSVGVVKNGYNGYNCETTPLADNSGYKVECNGDSIGVILNGYSGTNCTMEPLENGLGLKVMCGGDSVDVLLNTLGTCTEWREGILETVNSVDYACSEGDWIALSACASGNVGVVELYGAHFYTCTAGGWVSSTPVEYDTYGVACSKEGTVKTGKVNKKIYYYCNGTAWREATDIEYDTNGKVCDTDAKATVVAGKVNKDAYYYCTGTEWRVATELEYATYGFPADTTDGALKKSDVNGKKYLYDAEDEQWREPSYIEAVLGGCNENNNKVVDHITTTYYICYGNESRKWYKAAMTDYDLYERICTSDNEGEVIRGNVTDTAYYICSSGKWKTATINERNVYGKTCTGDGAIVPGEVVDSIKYVCDGGSFREATVRELELGLGCTSYNQEATREEHYGNVWYANNLCTMVKSSPTWRITDFAEETGWKYGTMTDSRDKKVYKTVVIGEGADAQTWMAENLNYADTASNRTLGSDTSRLSCYGNDLENCNKYGRLYSWAAAMDSANYTDGCGYGKTCVVENQMKGLCPKGWHVPNNSEWDRLFINIGKLATESRWEKKLLEVGKNLAGKMLKSTYDWNFYDYNGVVSGDDLLGKDVVGFTALPGGYQNGLKGGFSSLLEVCPFWSSTEYGSGYAYFLDLYSHTKYVNFSYGDKNILRYLRCVKNK; encoded by the coding sequence ATGCTTATGAAAAAGTGCGTGAAAATTTTTGCGATGCTCGCTTCTGCGGCAACCTTGTTTACGGGATGCCTCGAAAGTTCCAGCTCTAACGAAGCTACATTAGAAAAGTTGTCGATTAAGTCGGTGAAGTCTTTGAGCGCCTTGCCTACTTGCGACAACAACAATGTCGGCGAAGAAATCTATGTAGAAAAGGAAGAGGCTTCCTATGTATGCGTGAACAAGAAATGGCTTGCCTCGGCAACCGTGAATACGCATAATGTCAAGGTGTCTACCTCTTGTACCACCGAAGGTGTTGCCGATGGTTCTGGCGTGAAAATCGTTTGCGGAGGCGATTCCGTAGGCGTTGTGTTGAATGGTGCCCGTGGTGACCAAGGGGCTCAAGGTAAGAAAGGGGAGTCGGGACAACCGGGTGCCGATGGCAAAGCCGGTGAAAAGGGCGATAAGGGTGATAGGGGCGACCGTGGTGAAACGGGTGATTCCGGTAAAAATGGTGAGAACGGAGACACTGGCGCCAAAGGCGATCCGGGAGCGGGCTGCACCGTAGAAGCGCTTACGGACAATAGCGGCCTCAAGCTTATTTGCGGCGGCGATTCCGTGGGGGTGGTGCTCAACGGAAAGAATGGAAAGAACGGCAAAGACGGAAATCCGGGTGAACCCGGTGAGCCGGGAAGAAGCTGCGTTATGGAAACCCTTGAAGATGGAACGGGGCTTCGCGTGCTTTGCGGTGGCGATACGTCGGCTGTGATTCTGAATGGTATCGATGGCACCAATGGTACAAATGGTGAAAACGGAACGAGTTGCACGGTAAAGCAACTGAAAGATAAGTCGGGCTACAAGTTGCTCTGTGACGGGGATTCTGTGGGCGTTATCAAGAACGGTACGAACGGAGAAAACGGAACGGATGCCAAAAATGGAACGAGCTGCACGGTAGAAAAGCTAGAGTCGGACGGTTACAAGATTCTTTGTGCAGGGGATTCTGTAGGTGTTATCCGGAATGGCGAAAAAGGTACAGACGGCTTGGATGCTAAAGACGGCGTTAGCTGTACGGTGGCTCAGTTGAAAGACGAATCGGGTTACAAGATTCTTTGTGATGGCGATTCTGTGGGTGTTGTGACGAATGGTAAAAATGCCGAGAACGGTACAGATGGCCGCGATGGCGATAGCTGCACTGTTGCTGAACTGAAAGATAAGTCGGGTTTCAAGGTTTTGTGCGGTCACGATTCTGTGGGAGTGGTGAAGAACGGCTATAACGGTTATAACTGCGAGACGACTCCGCTTGCTGACAATTCTGGCTACAAGGTGGAATGCAACGGCGATTCTATCGGCGTGATTTTGAATGGCTACAGTGGCACTAACTGCACCATGGAACCCCTTGAAAATGGCCTTGGCCTAAAGGTGATGTGCGGTGGCGATTCGGTGGATGTGCTACTCAATACGCTTGGAACTTGCACCGAATGGCGCGAAGGAATTCTTGAAACGGTCAACTCCGTGGATTATGCTTGCAGCGAAGGTGACTGGATTGCGCTTTCGGCCTGTGCAAGTGGAAATGTTGGTGTGGTTGAACTTTACGGCGCTCATTTCTATACCTGCACTGCTGGCGGCTGGGTTTCTTCGACGCCTGTGGAATACGACACCTATGGGGTGGCTTGCAGCAAGGAAGGAACCGTAAAGACGGGTAAGGTAAATAAGAAGATTTATTACTACTGTAACGGTACGGCCTGGCGTGAAGCGACCGACATTGAATACGATACTAACGGAAAAGTTTGCGATACCGATGCCAAGGCTACAGTCGTTGCGGGCAAGGTGAACAAGGACGCCTATTACTACTGCACGGGAACAGAATGGCGCGTGGCGACCGAACTGGAATATGCCACCTACGGTTTCCCTGCCGATACTACTGACGGAGCACTGAAAAAGAGCGACGTTAACGGGAAAAAGTACTTGTACGATGCCGAAGATGAACAATGGCGTGAGCCCTCGTATATAGAGGCTGTGCTTGGCGGTTGTAACGAAAATAACAACAAGGTGGTCGATCACATTACGACGACTTACTATATCTGCTACGGCAATGAGTCGCGTAAATGGTATAAAGCTGCAATGACGGACTACGATTTGTATGAGCGAATTTGCACCTCGGATAACGAAGGCGAGGTGATTCGTGGAAACGTGACCGATACGGCCTACTATATTTGCAGTAGTGGTAAGTGGAAGACGGCTACCATAAATGAACGTAATGTTTATGGAAAAACTTGCACCGGAGACGGCGCGATTGTTCCGGGTGAGGTTGTGGATTCCATTAAGTACGTGTGCGATGGAGGGAGTTTTAGGGAGGCCACCGTGCGTGAACTTGAATTAGGACTGGGTTGCACCTCTTATAATCAGGAGGCTACGCGTGAAGAACATTATGGAAATGTTTGGTATGCGAATAATCTGTGTACTATGGTAAAATCTTCTCCGACATGGAGAATTACGGACTTTGCCGAAGAAACGGGATGGAAGTACGGCACGATGACGGATTCTCGTGATAAAAAGGTTTATAAGACCGTTGTCATTGGCGAAGGTGCTGATGCACAGACCTGGATGGCCGAAAACTTGAACTATGCGGATACGGCAAGTAACAGAACTTTAGGGAGTGATACCAGTCGTTTGTCTTGCTATGGCAATGATTTGGAAAATTGTAATAAATACGGTAGGCTTTATTCGTGGGCGGCGGCGATGGACAGTGCCAATTATACGGATGGATGCGGATATGGAAAAACCTGTGTCGTAGAAAACCAGATGAAGGGGTTGTGCCCCAAGGGCTGGCATGTGCCGAACAATAGTGAATGGGATCGTCTGTTCATAAATATTGGCAAGTTGGCGACAGAATCTAGGTGGGAAAAGAAACTACTTGAAGTGGGAAAGAACCTCGCCGGAAAGATGTTAAAGTCGACGTATGATTGGAATTTCTACGATTACAATGGTGTTGTTTCGGGGGATGATCTCTTGGGCAAGGATGTCGTTGGCTTTACGGCGCTTCCGGGTGGCTATCAGAATGGCTTGAAAGGAGGCTTTTCTAGCTTGCTTGAGGTTTGCCCCTTCTGGTCTTCTACAGAATATGGAAGTGGCTATGCCTATTTCTTGGATTTGTACAGTCATACGAAGTATGTGAATTTTTCATACGGAGATAAGAATATCCTTAGGTATCTCCGTTGCGTCAAGAATAAATGA
- a CDS encoding FISUMP domain-containing protein: MKFCLRLLLIFAVALLWNACSDSSGSGETIEMTVAANVEVVKDKKSLPSCTSDLQGQEYYVTSENAIYACIDKAWVMTSKVKEWETYASMVCTTKPLKDNSGVQILCGDSLVAKIYNGEKGKTGVKGEKGEVGENGADGADGAKGDQGDKGEPGEKGVAGKDGENGMNGKKGAPGEDCSVETLLEDDSTGVPVPRGLTITCGSTVRDIYNGSDGVDGEDGSNGENGEPGSDCYVREIDGGIEQYCDGNFVNTVYNGRTGENGSNGDDGTSCHLETMEVMGLRVICGVDSIGTLFSAINGVNGKNGIDGTSCYAVENEDGSGYTIICGGNFATAGYEKPSWQFLNPDVEYGTFVDSRDNQIYKMVKIGSQVWMAENLNYADSVNYPSMKKRSRCYVDNADSCAKYGRYYSWAAAMDSLNTGCGYGKNCSPTYPVQGVCPNGWHLPTKAEYETLVEAVDGRGNMLKSMNAGWPEASDDYGFSVTPTSGFDVTGEPHPDYWGVDANVWSATQSSKTGAYYLYFVDYRNVAELWDGDGEKNIARSVRCLKDDSQMTTVVQLTNGKNGKNGTNGIDGKNCSIEKNDDGYTFACGGDYVGTVTEKPSWQFLNPDYEYAMFVDGRDNQVYKATKIGSQVWMAENLNYADSVNFQSMKKRSRCYADKVDSCAKYGRYYTWSAAMDSLNTGCGFGKKCSPTYPVQGVCPNGWHLPAKAEYETLIEFVDGQGNRLKSKNAGWPEASDDYGFSVAPTGTASMNGGFNYFGTDVNMNTASPSSEPGPYFLYLVDYRNVVEIWDGYDEDYEKDIARPVRCLKDDSSMETMYQMTNGSDGKDGKNGTDGKNCSVNKNGYGYAITCGGDYVGPVTEKPSWQFLNPDYEYAMFVDVRDNQVYKATKIGSQVWMAENLNYADSVAMPSLKGNTACYPDNKPESCKTYGRHYSWAAAMDSVNTGCGYGTKCLSEYPIQGACPSGWHVPTNDEWNTLIDFVGDDAGTKLKSALFNDGSNIYGFSAFAAGNWDGSNFSSDATEYADIWTSTPYSSKSGSAYYRYFSGSDVGLQDRSKLGGISLRCLKDDSSMETMYQMTNGSDGKNGSSCVTEPTADGSKLKVMCPKESGGVIVYDSVGVITNAAEGTYCAMVPVWNAPKDSRLMCGLKKGDPKPEYAKIPWSYMNPLIKYDVFIDERDGQPYRSVTIGTQVWMAENLNYADSVKTPSLKNRSWCYNDLLGYCKTRGRLYSWAAAIDSVKLYDNGEGIICGDGKTCTLPERVQGICPEGWHLPSRGEWETLYAAMGKQESSMQSMNYSEWYYAKDKYGFSAVPGGYASSGGFGNGESVAYIWSSTESTNRGAYLWRLAFNSAYIQGDDKNEGFSVRCVQD; the protein is encoded by the coding sequence ATGAAATTCTGTTTAAGACTCCTCTTGATTTTTGCAGTGGCGCTTCTGTGGAACGCTTGTTCGGATTCTTCGGGGTCCGGCGAAACGATTGAAATGACGGTGGCCGCGAATGTTGAAGTGGTCAAGGACAAAAAGTCGTTGCCATCTTGTACGAGTGATTTACAGGGGCAGGAATATTATGTTACTAGCGAAAACGCCATTTACGCCTGTATCGACAAGGCGTGGGTAATGACATCGAAGGTCAAGGAATGGGAAACGTATGCATCTATGGTGTGTACGACAAAACCGCTCAAGGACAATTCCGGTGTACAAATCCTTTGTGGCGATTCCCTGGTGGCAAAGATTTACAACGGTGAAAAAGGTAAAACGGGCGTTAAAGGCGAAAAGGGTGAAGTGGGCGAAAACGGTGCCGACGGAGCGGATGGCGCAAAGGGCGATCAGGGTGATAAAGGCGAACCTGGCGAAAAGGGTGTCGCCGGTAAAGATGGCGAGAACGGAATGAACGGTAAAAAGGGCGCTCCGGGCGAAGACTGCTCCGTAGAAACCCTTCTTGAGGACGATAGTACCGGAGTGCCGGTGCCAAGAGGCCTGACGATTACCTGTGGATCCACGGTAAGAGATATTTATAACGGCAGCGATGGTGTTGATGGTGAAGATGGATCCAATGGTGAAAATGGTGAACCAGGAAGCGATTGCTATGTAAGAGAAATTGATGGAGGCATAGAGCAATATTGCGACGGTAATTTCGTCAATACGGTTTACAATGGAAGAACCGGAGAAAATGGCAGCAATGGCGATGATGGCACGAGTTGTCACCTGGAAACCATGGAAGTGATGGGACTCAGGGTGATTTGCGGTGTGGACTCTATCGGAACGCTTTTCAGCGCCATTAACGGCGTAAACGGCAAAAATGGCATCGATGGAACGAGCTGCTATGCGGTAGAAAACGAAGACGGTAGCGGCTATACGATCATCTGTGGTGGCAATTTTGCTACCGCGGGATACGAAAAGCCCTCTTGGCAGTTCCTGAACCCCGATGTAGAATATGGAACGTTTGTCGATAGCCGCGACAATCAGATTTATAAGATGGTGAAAATCGGCTCGCAGGTATGGATGGCCGAAAACCTGAACTATGCGGATAGCGTAAATTATCCAAGCATGAAAAAACGTTCGCGCTGCTATGTAGATAATGCGGATTCCTGTGCGAAATATGGTCGCTATTACAGCTGGGCTGCAGCAATGGACTCCTTGAATACGGGTTGCGGTTATGGTAAAAACTGCTCGCCGACATACCCGGTACAGGGCGTTTGCCCCAACGGTTGGCACCTGCCGACCAAGGCCGAGTACGAAACGCTTGTGGAGGCTGTCGATGGGCGTGGAAATATGCTGAAGTCGATGAATGCGGGGTGGCCCGAAGCCTCCGATGATTATGGGTTTTCTGTGACCCCGACTTCGGGCTTTGATGTGACTGGAGAGCCTCATCCTGATTATTGGGGTGTTGACGCTAATGTGTGGTCTGCAACACAGTCCAGTAAAACTGGTGCCTATTACCTGTACTTTGTTGATTATAGAAATGTTGCTGAATTATGGGATGGAGATGGTGAAAAAAATATTGCACGTTCAGTCCGTTGCCTAAAGGACGATTCCCAGATGACAACGGTGGTGCAGCTGACAAACGGCAAGAACGGCAAGAATGGTACGAACGGTATTGATGGCAAAAATTGCTCTATCGAAAAGAATGACGATGGCTACACGTTTGCCTGTGGCGGAGATTATGTGGGGACGGTGACCGAGAAACCTTCGTGGCAGTTCCTGAATCCTGATTATGAATATGCGATGTTTGTCGATGGCCGCGACAACCAGGTCTACAAGGCGACAAAGATCGGCTCGCAGGTGTGGATGGCCGAAAACCTGAACTATGCCGATAGCGTAAACTTCCAAAGCATGAAAAAACGTTCACGCTGCTATGCAGATAAAGTGGATTCCTGCGCGAAATATGGTCGCTATTACACCTGGTCTGCTGCAATGGACTCCTTGAATACGGGGTGCGGTTTTGGAAAAAAATGTTCACCGACTTACCCGGTGCAGGGCGTTTGCCCCAACGGTTGGCACCTGCCGGCCAAGGCCGAGTACGAAACGCTTATCGAGTTTGTGGATGGGCAGGGAAATAGGCTGAAGTCGAAGAACGCGGGGTGGCCCGAGGCCTCCGATGATTATGGCTTCTCAGTGGCACCGACGGGGACTGCTTCGATGAATGGAGGATTCAACTATTTTGGAACTGACGTTAATATGAATACCGCTTCGCCGTCGAGCGAACCGGGCCCCTATTTCTTGTACTTAGTTGATTATAGAAATGTTGTTGAAATATGGGATGGATATGATGAGGATTATGAAAAAGATATCGCAAGGCCTGTCCGTTGCCTAAAGGACGATTCCTCGATGGAAACCATGTATCAGATGACAAATGGCTCTGACGGAAAGGATGGCAAGAACGGCACTGACGGTAAGAATTGCTCTGTCAACAAGAATGGCTATGGCTACGCGATTACCTGTGGCGGAGATTATGTGGGGCCTGTGACCGAGAAACCCTCGTGGCAGTTCCTGAATCCTGATTATGAATACGCGATGTTTGTCGATGTCCGTGACAACCAGGTTTACAAGGCGACTAAAATCGGCTCGCAGGTATGGATGGCCGAAAACCTGAACTATGCGGATAGCGTGGCGATGCCCTCTCTCAAGGGGAATACGGCTTGTTACCCGGATAATAAACCTGAAAGTTGTAAAACGTATGGTCGTCATTATTCTTGGGCGGCGGCGATGGACAGTGTAAATACTGGGTGTGGATACGGAACGAAATGCCTTTCGGAGTATCCAATACAGGGGGCATGTCCCAGCGGTTGGCATGTTCCGACAAACGATGAATGGAACACCTTGATTGATTTTGTGGGCGATGATGCGGGGACCAAGTTGAAATCGGCTCTTTTCAACGATGGCTCCAATATTTATGGTTTTTCTGCATTTGCTGCAGGAAACTGGGATGGTAGCAATTTTAGCAGTGATGCAACGGAATATGCCGATATTTGGACCTCTACTCCTTATAGCAGCAAAAGTGGTTCCGCGTATTACAGGTATTTCTCGGGTAGTGACGTTGGCTTGCAGGACCGTTCCAAACTTGGTGGCATAAGCCTTCGTTGCCTAAAGGACGATTCCTCGATGGAGACCATGTATCAGATGACAAATGGCTCTGACGGAAAGAATGGATCCTCTTGTGTCACGGAACCCACGGCAGATGGTTCTAAGCTCAAGGTGATGTGCCCGAAGGAATCGGGTGGCGTAATCGTATATGATTCTGTTGGCGTAATTACCAATGCCGCCGAAGGTACGTATTGTGCCATGGTGCCTGTTTGGAATGCTCCAAAAGACTCTCGTCTGATGTGCGGACTCAAGAAAGGTGACCCCAAACCGGAATATGCAAAAATTCCGTGGTCCTATATGAATCCGCTGATAAAGTATGATGTCTTTATTGACGAACGCGATGGTCAGCCCTATAGAAGCGTGACGATTGGAACGCAAGTCTGGATGGCGGAAAACCTGAATTATGCGGACAGCGTAAAGACTCCGAGCCTAAAGAATCGCTCCTGGTGCTACAATGATTTGCTAGGCTATTGCAAAACACGCGGACGTTTGTACTCTTGGGCGGCTGCCATAGATTCAGTCAAACTCTATGATAATGGTGAAGGAATTATTTGTGGAGATGGCAAAACTTGTACGCTCCCGGAGAGAGTTCAGGGAATTTGTCCAGAGGGTTGGCATCTGCCTAGCAGGGGTGAATGGGAAACGCTTTATGCTGCTATGGGTAAACAAGAGAGTAGTATGCAGTCCATGAACTATAGCGAATGGTATTATGCTAAAGATAAGTACGGCTTTTCTGCGGTTCCTGGTGGCTACGCATCTTCCGGTGGCTTTGGAAATGGGGAGTCTGTAGCGTACATTTGGAGCTCAACTGAATCTACTAATCGGGGGGCCTATCTATGGCGATTGGCATTCAACTCTGCCTATATTCAGGGTGATGATAAAAATGAAGGCTTCTCCGTCCGCTGCGTTCAGGACTAA